From the Brienomyrus brachyistius isolate T26 chromosome 23, BBRACH_0.4, whole genome shotgun sequence genome, the window GTATTTATTGCAAGTTCTCATTAAAACGTTTGGATCGTGTCCAGTCCCATAAGCGCCATTTACATCACCTCCAGCAGGATGACAACGTGTTCGTGATGAAGAACATTCATCTTCTTCAGGCACTCCTGCCAAATGTGACCCCATATGCAAAGCAGGCCACCCTCCTCTTGTACCCAACCAAAGGGAGCCTGGGACACCACACAGACCTGCGAAAATCCCACTAGATGCTTATGAGCAGCCTGCTAGATGCCTACAAGATGCCTGCCACAGGGGTGGGGGTCTAATAGAGTGATTTCAAGCTCCGTCAGCAGCTCTGTCTGGGACCCAGAGCTGCAACTGAAGTCCTACACCCTTCATCATAGATCTCGCAACAATAATGGAAATCCTAAAATGTTGCTGAGcgcaaatgatttttttaattcaaaATTGTTTCTAAAAGAGTGACTGGCATTAGACACATAATTACGCATAATTTTTATGCCCATTGTTGTTGTCTTTTTGAAGGATATTTCCACAAAAACAACACGAGGCGGTGATGTTCTTAAATTAATTTGCGCTTTGTATCTGCAGTACCTTTTCTGGTCAGTCTTTGAGTGGCTTGTCAATGTGTCAGCGCTTTTGTTTTTTGTCTGCGAGTCACGACGCTTTAGCAAACCCGAGTATTTGGAAGGCTAACAAAGCAACGCAGAGCAAGCAATGAAGAACCACACGATGACAAGGCAAAAAACTATCAAGCATTTTATTTGATATAACATCAGGTTAAAGCAGAGGAGTATGGGAAGACTTTAGGCAAGCATAAGCCAGATCTGGCTGTTGCTGTGGGTCGTTCTTGGTACCAGCTTGCCAGGGGCCAGGACAGGGTTCATCTACTTGGAGCCCAAGGCTTTGGTGTGCTGCATGACCTGCTGCCAGATGTCCTCCAGTTGAGTCTGCACGGTGTCAGCAAGGGGCTTAAGCTGGGCCTGCACAGAATCAGCCAGGGGCTTAAGCTGATCCTCGATGTTGCTGGCCAAGGGCTTCAGCTGCTCCTGGACCCTGTCAGCAAAGGGCTGCAGTTGGGCCTTCCCATCCTCAAAGTAGGTCCTGGAAGGAAGAAGGAGACACAGCATTACCCTCTTCAATCATCACATCCATAGTCACGTATTTAGAAATATTGTGCATAAGCATCATATTGTCAATGTGGTCAAAGGGTTCAATAAGTTCAATTAGAAACAAAGGGATCAAACTGTGAGCTAGAAATCCATGACCCAGTGGAAAAAGCAATCAAGAAACCTGTCAGGATTCGTGGGCAAATTTGCCATCCTGTTTCCACTGTGTAGTGTTAACAGATTAGCAACTTACTGCGCCTGGCCTGCCAACTGCTGGGTATTGACTTTCTCCATCAGACCCTCGGCGGTTTTGCTCAGCATGTCAGACAGGTCCTGGAAATACTTGGTAAGTCTCTCAATCTCAGGGGTGTCTCTTTTTACCAGAGAGAGAGACTCGCCTGTGGGACCAAGAAAAAGCACGAACTGAGGAAAACCAAGAATCAAAAGGAACAGTTTAAAAAAGGCTATTTTCATCATTTTTTAAACAATCGTTAACATTTGAAAAGTTTTGGCAAAATTATTTTTGTTAATTTCTCTGCCTGGTCAGTTACAAGTGTAAAGATAAATAAGATCATAATTGCATGTCAGGATCTTGTGAGCTATTAGGGTTTATTTACGCTGTGCAGCTCATGTTGAGTAAGAATAGATACTGGCTTTGCTTGTCTGTTGCCtgtgtttcttgtttttattgttttgctGAGGAATGAGTACCTTGAGCCAGGGCAAACACAACCAGGACAGCGATCAGAGAAAACTTCATGGCTGCTGATTGGACAGGGCACCTGTTAAAAGAGCGACATTGTGAAATTAGACCAGTTTCATTGGTTGTTGAAGGCCTGATTAAAAAACACTCACTTTTTTGTTACAAATTCGTCTGCTGGTATATCAAGAATCCTCTTTCAAGTATCTTTCAAATGTGTATTTCTAAGCATTTTTCAAAAGAGGTCTTTCAGATTCACCCACGTAAGgaaatgtagtttattttcaAATGTACATAGATGTATAACAATAGctattatatatattaattattaaatatattaaatattaagtaCTATATAGGAACCACTTAACAATAAAGGCTCCCCTTTCCCAgttgtaaatggtagtaactcatgaataaaaagaaaactgttataacttgtttaaaattactaattaataatttacaaagtgttacaacctaattaataaccaaaTTATAAACCGTTCATAAACTCTTTATATGGGCAGCCTTTTTGAAAATTGGTACcctatttattatattatttgcCCTACTATCACCTAATTATGAAGAAATCAAACTTACATTAAATATTTTTAGGAACGTTAATCTGTAAATATTTTTTGAAAAAGACTCTTACCTTCACTGCTGGTCTTCTAGGACTCGATGGTACCTCTGCTTGGCTGCAAAGGCTTCTTATGGTTCCTTAGTGAGTAGTGGCCCCACCTGACCTCAATATCATTGGCTGTTGCTGACAATTAGGTGACTTGCCATTGGTCAGTATGGACTGTCAATCAACGTGCGCTGGCATGTTGGCTGACCCTTGATGCTTGGCTTGCCACCAAGATGTCCTTCTCAAAGTCCAAGAGCCTTCTGTGGGGGACTGCTGACTctacaaacatgcacactgtgTAGCTCTTTATCTGTCAATCTGATTTCCAATGCGGGGGGACATTCATTTCAAAGACATGCAAAATATTTAACTGAAAGGAtgacaacattcagcattaagAGTAAAGATGACACTACAtgactgttttaaaaaataagGTTAGGGCACTGTCTTCTCAAGCATTCCATT encodes:
- the LOC125719258 gene encoding type-4 ice-structuring protein LS-12-like, translating into MKFSLIAVLVVFALAQGESLSLVKRDTPEIERLTKYFQDLSDMLSKTAEGLMEKVNTQQLAGQAQTYFEDGKAQLQPFADRVQEQLKPLASNIEDQLKPLADSVQAQLKPLADTVQTQLEDIWQQVMQHTKALGSK